GATACTAAATGGTTTGGGAAATTGGCTGGCCAGTTCACCTGGTGACCGGTTCCTGGGAAACGTTGGCGAAACCTACATTGCCGGAGACCTTGGTGACCTTGGCCTTGACCCTGGCTCCCTTGATGGTGCCTGGGATATAGATGATGTACTTGTCCATCCTGGCCACGCCGTCCCCCTTCTTGCCGACATCCTCGATCATGAACTCGTAGATGTTGCCTTCCCGCAGCCCTTCCTTCTCCGGGGCCTTGGCCTGCTTTCTAACGTTCACAGGTCTGTGGGCGCCGCATGCCTCGCACTCCAGGATCAGGATCCTTCCCTCCTTGACGATATGTGTGTCCGGCCTTCCGCATTCGGAACACAGTACGAACGTGTCGGTATAGCTGTTGATCCGTTCCGCGATCTGCGCGGGGGCGAGCCTGGCCTTGAAGACGACCCTTCTGCCCTCGATCGTTCCCGGTGTACCGAGTTCGCGCAGCAGATACTGGAGAAGGTGTTCCGGTTCACGCCTCAGGGCGTCGGTGATGTCGCCCCAGTTCTTGATGACCGTGGTCTTCCCTTCCTGGAAGATGTCGGGCTCTGGCACGGTGAAACGCTCGTGCTTTTCGATGGTCTCGGGCAATTGACCTTTGGCCCGGTCCAGGAGTGATAGGTAATCGTCATCAGCCATTGGTATCGTCACTCTCAAGCCCCAACTTGAATATAAAGATTGTTGGCGAGCCCACGCTTGGGCGGAGGGTTGCGTTATTATGGTCCAGTCATCTAGAACATGATGAATTTGCTAAGACACATGACAGCTGCAGATCCATCCTTATAATTCTCAAACTCCTCCACGCACATTGGTCCCGATAGCGAGCTATTGGTTGGAAGCATCAATCAGGATTGCTTGATCGAGTCATTTTCATAGATCCCGATCCACAGGATGTGGTCAATAAGAAATTGATCTGGCCCCTCCTTGAAGTACAGTGCTTTTTATTTTAGGTATGGTAGAGTTGGGTGCGGTCGCCGGTTTGCACACCCAACGGTTCAGAACCGGACCAAAGTTAGGCCAATCAATACAGCCTTTTGTATAGATACCCAATAGCTAATCCAAGAGCGAGAATCCTTAGCACGTTGAACAACGTGCCGATGAGGAAGTAGCGCAAGGCGTCACTTGTCGCGAGAAACCCTTCAGGACCTTGGAGGAGGATTGTCACTACCATTAGAGCGATGGAGCTGAGCATCACGGATTTTAGAATTGGATCCTGGGTTGGGATCCTGTCAAAATAACGGAGCAAGGAATAGCTGACAAAGAATCCGATGATCAGGCCGCCGATCAAAGATTCAACGATCATCGGAAGATAAGAAATTGAGAGAGCAGCCCTATACTCGGCGGCGATGGGGGTAAGGGAAATTGCGAAGTTGGTCGCCCAGAATGCTGCTCCTCCCAC
This genomic window from Methanomassiliicoccales archaeon contains:
- a CDS encoding translation initiation factor IF-2 subunit beta, which codes for MADDDYLSLLDRAKGQLPETIEKHERFTVPEPDIFQEGKTTVIKNWGDITDALRREPEHLLQYLLRELGTPGTIEGRRVVFKARLAPAQIAERINSYTDTFVLCSECGRPDTHIVKEGRILILECEACGAHRPVNVRKQAKAPEKEGLREGNIYEFMIEDVGKKGDGVARMDKYIIYIPGTIKGARVKAKVTKVSGNVGFANVSQEPVTR